DNA from Carassius carassius chromosome 25, fCarCar2.1, whole genome shotgun sequence:
CAACTATAATGGGGATACCACAACAAGTCCAAAGAGAACTGGGCAAGTAAAACTATGTtattgtcattatatatatatatatatatgtatttataaaacaaaattgaatattaacattaatttgtttttcttctaTTGAAGAAATGACAAGAGGAACTATACTCCAGCAGCGTCCAAATGGAGAACATGATGGTGAAGTTGATTCCTGTGGCAGAGTTGTCCTCCCAACAATTGATGGAGAGCACCCCTCAGTAAATCACAAAGGAGCTCGTGTACACCTGCAGAACATTGAAGTTTTTCATACATCAAGAGATGAGGAGCTTCTAATAAACCACATCCATTCTGTCTACCAAGATGAGTTAAACCGAAAGCTTGGGATAGGAGCGTGCCCTACACAGAGACCAAGGTCACTTGCTGTGCCAGGGATGACCACTTACTCTTTCCTGCATGAGCCTCGAGGTCCCGTTATGTCCATTTCACCACAGGCAACTTATTTATCTAAGATTATTCCAAACGCAGTTCTGCCTGCTGCAATAGACATAATTGAAATTAATCATGATCACAGCCAGTGCAGTACAAATACAGTTAGCAAGAGTAGTTTAGCATCAGCTAGTCCAGCTTCTTTACGATCTGGAGGTGGCACAAATCAAGATCCAACTACCCCTAGCCCAAGCAGGAGCCATTCACAATCATCTGAGACTACTGTCTCCAACTCCTCCACAATCTCTTCAAAAGCAAAGTGTCTACCAACATTTGATGCCGACATCACCAAAGAAATTTCAGATTTAATCCCAAAAGACATAAATGTTACAAGCTCAAGTAGTTGTAAAAGCTTTAACAGTAACAGTACAAATCACAGACTGGACCACAGTGAGATCGGCGAAGCAGGGGTAAATGTCAGAAACAGCCATTCATTCTATCGTAATCTCTCTGTAATGAAGACAAAATTACCCCCAGCACCACCTCAGAGAACCTATTCCTTGCATCATGAAAAACTTAAGTGGAGATCAAGGGAactggtagacataaaagatctcAAACATATGTCACCAAATGATGGGCAAACTGGTAGAGATCTTAGCAGTGCAAAAGACCATCAGTCAATCAGTAATGAGCAGAGTTCTGCCCATTCTTCAGTGCTCAACTCATTAAGAGACTTCCAGTCAGGTAACTCATCCCCACAGAAAACTGGAGAAGAATCTGGTGAAAACAAATTCGATAGAACTTTGTCTCCCTCGAGTGGATACTCAAGCCAAAGTGGGACACCTACGCATTCCCCTAAAGAGGTCAGTCCCTCCTCACCTGGAAAGAGAAGAGTAAAGACTTCACAGCCTGAGAGAACAAGTGTACAGAGCTCGCCGGTGGTTTCAGTCTCTTCATCAATGACATCTCTATCTTCAGTCACATCAGACACGGCACATCATGACATTCAAACCAACACCACCCCATCAGAGCCATTAAAGTGCTCCCCACCTGTTACAACAGTGAAAAACAAGGTGACACCAACACACCCAACTATTGCCATTAGGGAACTGTTCAACGTTCCCCCTCCACCCAAGGTAAAAGCCCCATCTCACCCACCCCCTGAAACCTGGATTCACAATAAACGCACACTTGAACTATTATGTGGCCCAGATCCAAATCACCATAGGTTACATCAGcttcaaaaacagcaaaaagGGTCATTAAcaggtaaaaaacaaaacacaaattcaATACACATCACTGAACAAATTATACCAAAgatacagacaacaggaaaagtACAGTCAGGGACCCAACTGGAGAACAAAGAAGCTGTAAAAGAACGAAATGAGTCCATGTCACCACAAGTGTGTGAACAAATGCTAGTAGACCCTCCAGATTTGAGGCAAAACAAAAGCTCAACATTACACAATGAATTAAATGAACTAGAAAGTACAAAATTCCTTAAGGAGGTCAACCAGAACATTCATACACAAGATCAGAGAACTGTAGAGGATCAAAAGGAAAAAGGAAGCCAAAAACTCCCTACAAAGAAGGTACCAACTATCAAAGTTGATCAAAGTATGCTGGCACAAACAAACTGTGAAGTCAAACCAGATCCTGAAATTGTGAACACAGCATGCAGCCTAAAGAATGATCAAACCAGTGAGAACAAAGGAAACTGCATTAAGGACATTCTCAATCACAAACAATTGCAAACTCTCTGTATAGAAGTACCTGAGGCCAATGGCAtttctcctcctccttctccaCCTCCAGAACACCACCCTCCACCACCACCAACTAAAAAGATGTCAGGCTCCTCAGTATCTATACCACCATCTGATGAAGATGAACAGAAACAAGAAACAGAGGAACAGGTGACTCTCCTGGAGTCTACTTGGCCTCCACCACCTCCACCAGAGGAAGAGTCAACTGACTTGATGTTTGAGGAACAAGATGAACTTAACTTCCCACCACCACCTCCCTCGTTTATCCACGAGCCCCTTTCAGAGATATCCATCAATTGCCATGACGAATCATGTGAACAGTCTGACAATATAGAACTGAGGTCATCTAATGCCTCTGATATGGCCAGCAGTTCAGACCAAGATTCCGAAATACATGCCATTCTGCCAACAGTAACTGTACAAAATGATTTGGAGGACAGGCAACAAGATAAGCCTTGTAACAACATGTCACACTTCTCTGTGGACAAAGATGGCATGGAAAACACAACTGTAGCCCCTCCTAGAATGTCCTCTCTTTTACCAGATGAACTTGTACAAGGGAAGGAAATGGCAGTACATGATTCATCAGAGCAAACATCACTTGACACTGAAGCAGATTCCACTAACGTGCTACTTGCAACTCCTCTTCCAGTGGAAGACCAATCCACTGTTAACTTCCGAAGGCACCAGTGCCTCATAAACAAAGACAACCGGAGCAAAGAACTGCTGTGTCATCACAAAAGCACACCTATTCCAAAGGAGGATGCCAACATTCCCCTCGTCACACCTTACTTACTTCAGATGGTGCGACTAAGATCTGTAATTGTAGATGAAGATCAAGCTAAAAATGATAGCAAACCAAGTGTTGAGTCCACAACAACTGAGGATCACAGTATTACTAGTCAAGCAACTCCACAAAAGCCTATTCGCAAATCCTTGACCTTGAAGTCTAACTCACCTGCTAAGTCAACTCCTGCTCCAACCACAGTCCCATCCATGTGTCTTCAAGAGGCCATACGtatgaagacagctgcaatgtcCTCTAGTGGAGTACCTGCAATGCTTAACCTACGCTTAACCTCAACTAGTGATACTGGTCCACCTGTGCCATCCCCTAAATCACCAGATGGCTGTGACTTGCATATGTCCCCTGCATCTACAGCCAGCTTTATCTTCTCCAAAAGCACAAAGAAAGTTGTCATTGAAACACCCACTTCTCCAGAGGTCCAAGCAAGCCTCAGACAAAGTCTTGCAGCTGAGATAATACAGATTTCCGACCAAGCCAAGACAAATGGGACAAAAAAGCCAATTAAGGTGCCGCCACCTGTTGCTAAGAAACCAGTGCATGGAACAAATACTCCCAACTGGACGGATAATGCAACACTGGATAAGACTGGGATcttgacaaataaacaaataatgaagGTCGAAGTTAATGGGCAAAATGATCAAGTGCATCCTGCTGGTCAGTAAGCACAATCATCAGGAAACCAAAAGCAAGCAAGTAAGGAAGCATTCACAGGTTATTCTAGTTTGTGCATTAAATAAAGATGAAACTATGTAAATGATGATTATATTCATTTTTCAGGAAGTACAGAGACTGCATGTTGAAGAGTCAGGACACATGAGTCGAGTTTTGATTGGACTGTTTAGTCACAGTATGGCAAAGACAAGAGGACAAAGCAAGTGATGAAAGCCCAAGATGGATCCTGTTCAAGGATCCATGGATACTTAAAAATACCATGGATACTTAAAAGCCTTAGCCTAGAGAAATGGCCTTCAAATGTATGCAAAAAGCTTTTTCCCCAATCTGTTTTATACAATAGCTTTATTACAGCTTTCAAGTATTTTTCTACACAAGTTTGTCTGCTCTGGGAAAAGTCACTTTTACGTTATTGTTGACTTATAAAAGGTAACGACTGCAAGATTGAAATGACATCTAGTGGTCACTAGTGGTAGCAATCACTGCTTGGCGTAAAAACCTGTGTTATAATTTTATTGACATATCCAAATATGTCCAAGCACATAGACTGATTAGTAGCTTTTAATGAAAGAAGTTGATTCTACTAACAGTTTTGAAAGTTTTAGTGCTACTGCAGTCAACTTTCAGAATTTGCTTTCAGAAAATATGTATACATGTACAGAACCATCTGTTACCTTTATGAATGTTGCAGTATGCTAACCATGGCTGAAACATATACAcagaaaacatttacatatttaccTTTCATTAGATAAAAAAGCACTTTGTAAgctaaatgctgcatttatttctaAACCAGCAAATAGGAAAGAGTATTACTGCTGTTCCttctaaaattgatgtaaaagtATACATACACAAATACTTTAAAATCTATTTACTTCAAGGTGGGAGTAAAGAGAATTActacactgtttaaaaaaaataataaatatgcattaaaGATATTTatagatttactttttttttttctttttactatttttaaattcCTGGTGCTTTTCAACATCACTGACAgccatacatacaaacatatatataagcCCCCAAACCACAATATATTCTGTTTCTGATGGATGGAAATCATTTTCCTGTTATCTGGTAAAGCTACCACAccgcttttttcattttttttttttcatattgtacaACACAATACATAAGTGAATTATAATTTCCATAATCTTCAATCAAGCATTACATTTAATTGCTCATATGGTGAAGTTTGAAAATAGGCTCCCAAACTTTTATTGTCAGTTtcatatattacaatatttcttTTCAGCAGATCAAGCTGTAAATGTACTTTCAGAGACATTTCCATCATTGTATCCATAATGACATATAAGAAATAGTGATAAATCATTGCTCATTTCAGTGAATTTGGTTAACATCAGATGAGTTCTGAATGTTATATTACATAAaatttcatgtttgtttgttttttcctgtGAAGTACTCTAACTAATCATAAAATATCTATCCGTAACAGTTTATTGTGTATAATATGTctaaacagtttccacaaactgtttccatggTTAAATCGTTTCATTCACTGATCATTGTAACCAATTACCTATTTCCAAACATGGCACTACAGGAGGACCTGAGTTTTAGGATAACAGATGAGCTCCTGCAAAAGTCTTCATTTGTCAGTCAAACAAATGAGCATTGCATTATTTACTGCAGTACTTTGTGTAAAACATCCTGGATGGCATTACATGCA
Protein-coding regions in this window:
- the LOC132104384 gene encoding uncharacterized protein KIAA1522 homolog isoform X2, with amino-acid sequence MSRSSSAGDLVPKDITEILALQQASKKKQGSSLGRAFSWLKGSKRKRSLSNGHSRSGGPCGRSGESTTAKQIHASGDSKGQKQNEQGKLTVHYTASQHYQENVFIEGSRPQYLEDLHSEAQEGLKILQQEENKNGVDFQDDPTVSEENKSSNESDESLETDSTAGHSVISVSTVSAVSSRPVLTCQGSTFKPLNPVKRLDKTKRGSRRTTIMGIPQQVQRELEMTRGTILQQRPNGEHDGEVDSCGRVVLPTIDGEHPSVNHKGARVHLQNIEVFHTSRDEELLINHIHSVYQDELNRKLGIGACPTQRPRSLAVPGMTTYSFLHEPRGPVMSISPQATYLSKIIPNAVLPAAIDIIEINHDHSQCSTNTVSKSSLASASPASLRSGGGTNQDPTTPSPSRSHSQSSETTVSNSSTISSKAKCLPTFDADITKEISDLIPKDINVTSSSSCKSFNSNSTNHRLDHSEIGEAGVNVRNSHSFYRNLSVMKTKLPPAPPQRTYSLHHEKLKWRSRELVDIKDLKHMSPNDGQTGRDLSSAKDHQSISNEQSSAHSSVLNSLRDFQSGNSSPQKTGEESGENKFDRTLSPSSGYSSQSGTPTHSPKEVSPSSPGKRRVKTSQPERTSVQSSPVVSVSSSMTSLSSVTSDTAHHDIQTNTTPSEPLKCSPPVTTVKNKVTPTHPTIAIRELFNVPPPPKVKAPSHPPPETWIHNKRTLELLCGPDPNHHRLHQLQKQQKGSLTGKKQNTNSIHITEQIIPKIQTTGKVQSGTQLENKEAVKERNESMSPQVCEQMLVDPPDLRQNKSSTLHNELNELESTKFLKEVNQNIHTQDQRTVEDQKEKGSQKLPTKKVPTIKVDQSMLAQTNCEVKPDPEIVNTACSLKNDQTSENKGNCIKDILNHKQLQTLCIEVPEANGISPPPSPPPEHHPPPPPTKKMSGSSVSIPPSDEDEQKQETEEQVTLLESTWPPPPPPEEESTDLMFEEQDELNFPPPPPSFIHEPLSEISINCHDESCEQSDNIELRSSNASDMASSSDQDSEIHAILPTVTVQNDLEDRQQDKPCNNMSHFSVDKDGMENTTVAPPRMSSLLPDELVQGKEMAVHDSSEQTSLDTEADSTNVLLATPLPVEDQSTVNFRRHQCLINKDNRSKELLCHHKSTPIPKEDANIPLVTPYLLQMVRLRSVIVDEDQAKNDSKPSVESTTTEDHSITSQATPQKPIRKSLTLKSNSPAKSTPAPTTVPSMCLQEAIRMKTAAMSSSGVPAMLNLRLTSTSDTGPPVPSPKSPDGCDLHMSPASTASFIFSKSTKKVVIETPTSPEVQASLRQSLAAEIIQISDQAKTNGTKKPIKVPPPVAKKPVHGTNTPNWTDNATLDKTGILTNKQIMKVEVNGQNDQVHPAGQ
- the LOC132104384 gene encoding uncharacterized protein KIAA1522 homolog isoform X1; protein product: MSRSSSAGDLVPKDITEILALQQASKKKQGSSLGRAFSWLKGSKRKRSLSNGHSRSGGPCGRSGESTTAKQIHASGDSKAGQKQNEQGKLTVHYTASQHYQENVFIEGSRPQYLEDLHSEAQEGLKILQQEENKNGVDFQDDPTVSEENKSSNESDESLETDSTAGHSVISVSTVSAVSSRPVLTCQGSTFKPLNPVKRLDKTKRGSRRTTIMGIPQQVQRELEMTRGTILQQRPNGEHDGEVDSCGRVVLPTIDGEHPSVNHKGARVHLQNIEVFHTSRDEELLINHIHSVYQDELNRKLGIGACPTQRPRSLAVPGMTTYSFLHEPRGPVMSISPQATYLSKIIPNAVLPAAIDIIEINHDHSQCSTNTVSKSSLASASPASLRSGGGTNQDPTTPSPSRSHSQSSETTVSNSSTISSKAKCLPTFDADITKEISDLIPKDINVTSSSSCKSFNSNSTNHRLDHSEIGEAGVNVRNSHSFYRNLSVMKTKLPPAPPQRTYSLHHEKLKWRSRELVDIKDLKHMSPNDGQTGRDLSSAKDHQSISNEQSSAHSSVLNSLRDFQSGNSSPQKTGEESGENKFDRTLSPSSGYSSQSGTPTHSPKEVSPSSPGKRRVKTSQPERTSVQSSPVVSVSSSMTSLSSVTSDTAHHDIQTNTTPSEPLKCSPPVTTVKNKVTPTHPTIAIRELFNVPPPPKVKAPSHPPPETWIHNKRTLELLCGPDPNHHRLHQLQKQQKGSLTGKKQNTNSIHITEQIIPKIQTTGKVQSGTQLENKEAVKERNESMSPQVCEQMLVDPPDLRQNKSSTLHNELNELESTKFLKEVNQNIHTQDQRTVEDQKEKGSQKLPTKKVPTIKVDQSMLAQTNCEVKPDPEIVNTACSLKNDQTSENKGNCIKDILNHKQLQTLCIEVPEANGISPPPSPPPEHHPPPPPTKKMSGSSVSIPPSDEDEQKQETEEQVTLLESTWPPPPPPEEESTDLMFEEQDELNFPPPPPSFIHEPLSEISINCHDESCEQSDNIELRSSNASDMASSSDQDSEIHAILPTVTVQNDLEDRQQDKPCNNMSHFSVDKDGMENTTVAPPRMSSLLPDELVQGKEMAVHDSSEQTSLDTEADSTNVLLATPLPVEDQSTVNFRRHQCLINKDNRSKELLCHHKSTPIPKEDANIPLVTPYLLQMVRLRSVIVDEDQAKNDSKPSVESTTTEDHSITSQATPQKPIRKSLTLKSNSPAKSTPAPTTVPSMCLQEAIRMKTAAMSSSGVPAMLNLRLTSTSDTGPPVPSPKSPDGCDLHMSPASTASFIFSKSTKKVVIETPTSPEVQASLRQSLAAEIIQISDQAKTNGTKKPIKVPPPVAKKPVHGTNTPNWTDNATLDKTGILTNKQIMKVEVNGQNDQVHPAGQ
- the LOC132104384 gene encoding uncharacterized protein KIAA1522 homolog isoform X3; this encodes MGNSNSKKKTQANITSSHRTNKVKSLWHFRHVDKYKTAGQKQNEQGKLTVHYTASQHYQENVFIEGSRPQYLEDLHSEAQEGLKILQQEENKNGVDFQDDPTVSEENKSSNESDESLETDSTAGHSVISVSTVSAVSSRPVLTCQGSTFKPLNPVKRLDKTKRGSRRTTIMGIPQQVQRELEMTRGTILQQRPNGEHDGEVDSCGRVVLPTIDGEHPSVNHKGARVHLQNIEVFHTSRDEELLINHIHSVYQDELNRKLGIGACPTQRPRSLAVPGMTTYSFLHEPRGPVMSISPQATYLSKIIPNAVLPAAIDIIEINHDHSQCSTNTVSKSSLASASPASLRSGGGTNQDPTTPSPSRSHSQSSETTVSNSSTISSKAKCLPTFDADITKEISDLIPKDINVTSSSSCKSFNSNSTNHRLDHSEIGEAGVNVRNSHSFYRNLSVMKTKLPPAPPQRTYSLHHEKLKWRSRELVDIKDLKHMSPNDGQTGRDLSSAKDHQSISNEQSSAHSSVLNSLRDFQSGNSSPQKTGEESGENKFDRTLSPSSGYSSQSGTPTHSPKEVSPSSPGKRRVKTSQPERTSVQSSPVVSVSSSMTSLSSVTSDTAHHDIQTNTTPSEPLKCSPPVTTVKNKVTPTHPTIAIRELFNVPPPPKVKAPSHPPPETWIHNKRTLELLCGPDPNHHRLHQLQKQQKGSLTGKKQNTNSIHITEQIIPKIQTTGKVQSGTQLENKEAVKERNESMSPQVCEQMLVDPPDLRQNKSSTLHNELNELESTKFLKEVNQNIHTQDQRTVEDQKEKGSQKLPTKKVPTIKVDQSMLAQTNCEVKPDPEIVNTACSLKNDQTSENKGNCIKDILNHKQLQTLCIEVPEANGISPPPSPPPEHHPPPPPTKKMSGSSVSIPPSDEDEQKQETEEQVTLLESTWPPPPPPEEESTDLMFEEQDELNFPPPPPSFIHEPLSEISINCHDESCEQSDNIELRSSNASDMASSSDQDSEIHAILPTVTVQNDLEDRQQDKPCNNMSHFSVDKDGMENTTVAPPRMSSLLPDELVQGKEMAVHDSSEQTSLDTEADSTNVLLATPLPVEDQSTVNFRRHQCLINKDNRSKELLCHHKSTPIPKEDANIPLVTPYLLQMVRLRSVIVDEDQAKNDSKPSVESTTTEDHSITSQATPQKPIRKSLTLKSNSPAKSTPAPTTVPSMCLQEAIRMKTAAMSSSGVPAMLNLRLTSTSDTGPPVPSPKSPDGCDLHMSPASTASFIFSKSTKKVVIETPTSPEVQASLRQSLAAEIIQISDQAKTNGTKKPIKVPPPVAKKPVHGTNTPNWTDNATLDKTGILTNKQIMKVEVNGQNDQVHPAGQ
- the LOC132104384 gene encoding uncharacterized protein KIAA1522 homolog isoform X4, with protein sequence MVVFIRKNIQSLLSIFKKKTGQKQNEQGKLTVHYTASQHYQENVFIEGSRPQYLEDLHSEAQEGLKILQQEENKNGVDFQDDPTVSEENKSSNESDESLETDSTAGHSVISVSTVSAVSSRPVLTCQGSTFKPLNPVKRLDKTKRGSRRTTIMGIPQQVQRELEMTRGTILQQRPNGEHDGEVDSCGRVVLPTIDGEHPSVNHKGARVHLQNIEVFHTSRDEELLINHIHSVYQDELNRKLGIGACPTQRPRSLAVPGMTTYSFLHEPRGPVMSISPQATYLSKIIPNAVLPAAIDIIEINHDHSQCSTNTVSKSSLASASPASLRSGGGTNQDPTTPSPSRSHSQSSETTVSNSSTISSKAKCLPTFDADITKEISDLIPKDINVTSSSSCKSFNSNSTNHRLDHSEIGEAGVNVRNSHSFYRNLSVMKTKLPPAPPQRTYSLHHEKLKWRSRELVDIKDLKHMSPNDGQTGRDLSSAKDHQSISNEQSSAHSSVLNSLRDFQSGNSSPQKTGEESGENKFDRTLSPSSGYSSQSGTPTHSPKEVSPSSPGKRRVKTSQPERTSVQSSPVVSVSSSMTSLSSVTSDTAHHDIQTNTTPSEPLKCSPPVTTVKNKVTPTHPTIAIRELFNVPPPPKVKAPSHPPPETWIHNKRTLELLCGPDPNHHRLHQLQKQQKGSLTGKKQNTNSIHITEQIIPKIQTTGKVQSGTQLENKEAVKERNESMSPQVCEQMLVDPPDLRQNKSSTLHNELNELESTKFLKEVNQNIHTQDQRTVEDQKEKGSQKLPTKKVPTIKVDQSMLAQTNCEVKPDPEIVNTACSLKNDQTSENKGNCIKDILNHKQLQTLCIEVPEANGISPPPSPPPEHHPPPPPTKKMSGSSVSIPPSDEDEQKQETEEQVTLLESTWPPPPPPEEESTDLMFEEQDELNFPPPPPSFIHEPLSEISINCHDESCEQSDNIELRSSNASDMASSSDQDSEIHAILPTVTVQNDLEDRQQDKPCNNMSHFSVDKDGMENTTVAPPRMSSLLPDELVQGKEMAVHDSSEQTSLDTEADSTNVLLATPLPVEDQSTVNFRRHQCLINKDNRSKELLCHHKSTPIPKEDANIPLVTPYLLQMVRLRSVIVDEDQAKNDSKPSVESTTTEDHSITSQATPQKPIRKSLTLKSNSPAKSTPAPTTVPSMCLQEAIRMKTAAMSSSGVPAMLNLRLTSTSDTGPPVPSPKSPDGCDLHMSPASTASFIFSKSTKKVVIETPTSPEVQASLRQSLAAEIIQISDQAKTNGTKKPIKVPPPVAKKPVHGTNTPNWTDNATLDKTGILTNKQIMKVEVNGQNDQVHPAGQ